Proteins encoded in a region of the Uloborus diversus isolate 005 chromosome 1, Udiv.v.3.1, whole genome shotgun sequence genome:
- the LOC129234264 gene encoding FAU ubiquitin-like and ribosomal protein S30 — translation MRIFLRSQDLHSVCLNEGTVSTLKEFVENAEGISREGLILYYGGKPLEDNQNINDVLSDDATVDVCVGLKGGKVHGSLARAGKVKGQTPKVEKQEKKKKKTGRAKRRMQFNRRFVNVVVTFGRKKGPNSNS, via the exons ATGAGAATATTTTTGAGAAGCCAAGATCTTCACAGTGTTTGCTTAAACGAGGGAACGGTTTCGACTTTAAAA GAATTTGTTGAAAATGCTGAAGGTATTTCTCGCGAAGGTCTAATTCTCTACTATGGAGGGAAGCCCTTAGAAGACAACCAAAACATAAATGATGTTCTGAGTGATGATGCGACTGTGGATGTTTGCGTTGGATTGAAAGGAG GAAAAGTACATGGTTCCCTGGCTCGAGCCGGAAAAGTCAAAGGCCAAACtcctaaa GTTGAgaagcaagagaaaaaaaagaagaaaactggaCGGGCTAAGAGACGAATGCAGTTCAACAGAAGATTTGTTAATGTCGTTGTTACTTTTGGAAGGAAAAAAGGGCCTAATTCCAATTCTTAA
- the LOC129234259 gene encoding mitochondrial-processing peptidase subunit alpha-like, translating to MASNLTSVRLNRIPLFPVTNYFSLQLKRCRSTQSSALKSLWKTSLSEPLPSAPVPIYASSRNTNHETKVETLSNGLRVASQNKFGQSCTVGVVIDSGSRYEVAYPSGISHFLEKLAFNSTAEFKDKNAILAELEKYGGICDCQGSRDTLIYAASANTKSLDPVISLLSEAVLRPKFSLQEVEKAQQTIQFELEDIEMRQDQEQLMMEMIHAAAYNNNTLGLPKLCPPENILQIDRKMLFTYLKHHFVPERMVVAGVGVEHDALVETCQKYFVEKKPIWEVEKLSSDQTVPIDESIAQYTGGLVKLEKDMSAINFGPSPMPELAHFALGLESCSHQHSDFIAFCVLNTMMGGGGSFSAGGPGKGMYTRLYTNVLNRYHWMYSATAFNHSYSDSGLFCILASAHPNQLKDLVDVIVNEFKAMTGQISQSELDRAKTQLQSVLLMNLESRPVIFEDIGRQVLATGTRREPEYFIDEIAKVTADDIHKIATQMLRSKASVAALGDLKHLPTLREINANLVSRERLRAHRFSLFS from the exons ATGGCTTCGAACTTGACGTCGGTTCGGCTGAATCGCATACCTTTATT cccagTGACAAATTACTTCAGTCTGCAACTCAAAAGATGTCGTTCGACCCAAAGTTCTGCCTTGAAATCTCTGTGGAAGACGTCGTTGTCAGAACCTTTGCCTTCAGCTCCTGTTCCTATCTACGCATCCAGCAGAAATACCAACCATGAAACCAAAGTTGAAACTCTCTCAAATGGCCTCCGTGTTGCATCCCAAAATAAGTTTGGCCAATCTTGTACAGTTGGAG ttgTTATTGATTCTGGTTCAAGATATGAAGTAGCTTATCCAAGTGGCATTTCACactttcttgaaaaattagcGTTCAAT tcTACGGCAGAATTTAAGGACAAAAATGCTATTCTGGCAGAATTAGAAAAATATGGTGGAATATGCGATTGTCAAGGTAGCAG GGATACTTTAATCTATGCAGCTTCTGCAAACACCAAAAGTTTAGACCCAGTTATCAGTCTTTTGTCAGAAGCTGTGTTGAGGCCCAAGTTCTCCTTACAAGAA GTAGAAAAAGCGCAGCAAACAATTCAGTTTGAGTTAGAAGATATTGAAATGAGGCAAGATCAAGAACAGCTAATGATGGAAATGATTCATGCG GCTGCTTACAATAATAATACATTAGGCCTTCCAAAGCTATGTCCGCCTGAAAACATCTTGCAAATTGACCGAAAAATGCTTTTCACATACCTGAAGCATCACTTTGTTCCTGAAAGGATGGTGGTTGCTGGTGTTGGAGTTGAACACGATGCTTTAGTTGAAACTTGTCAAAA ATATTTCGTGGAAAAAAAACCTATTTGGGAAGTGGAAAAACTGAGCTCAGATCAGACAGTGCCAATAGATGAATCAATAGCTCAATATACTGGTGGATTGGTAAAG CTGGAGAAAGACATGTCTGCCATTAACTTCGGGCCATCCCCTATGCCTGAGCTTGCCCATTTCGCATTGGGCCTAGAAAGTTGCTCTCATCAGCATTCGGACTTTATTGCATTTTGCGTTCTCAACACGATGATGGGTGGAGGGGGCTCTTTTTCTGCCGGGGGTCCAGGAAAAGGAATGTATACTAGACTGTACACAAATGTTTTGAACAG GTACCATTGGATGTACAGTGCAACTGCATTTAATCATTCCTACTCTGACTCTGGGTTATTTTGCATTCTTGCCAGTGCACACCCAAATCAA ctgAAAGACTTGGTAGACGTGATTGTAAATGAATTTAAAGCTATGACTGGACAAATATCTCAA TCTGAATTAGATCGTGCGAAGACGCAGTTACAGTCAGTGCTACTGATGAATTTAGAATCTAGACCTGTTATATTTGAAGATATTGGCAGACAAGTACTCGCTACGGGCACCAGAAGAGAACCAGagtattttattgatgaaatag CCAAAGTTACAGCCGATGACATTCACAAAATAGCTACTCAAATGCTGAGGAGCAAAGCTTCAGTGGCCGCACTCGGTGACTTGAAGCATCTTCCTACTCTAAGAGAGATAAATGCAAATCTCGTCAGCAGAGAAAGACTTCGAGCCCACagattttcattgttttcttag